The Tistrella bauzanensis region TCGGTCAGCACCGTGTGGATCGCATAGGGGATCGCTTCGATCAGGTTGCGCAGGAACTGGGCAGCGATCACCTTGCCGGCTTTCTCGTGCAGCTCGACAAAGGCGAACTTGCTGGTTCGGTCGATCGCGACGAACAGGCGCAACTTGCCCTCGGCGGTCTGCACTTCGGCGATGTCGATGTGGAAGTAGCCGATCGGATAGGTCTTGAACTTCCGCTTCGGCTCCTTGTCTCCAGTGACTTCGGGCAATCGGCTGATCCCGTGCCGTTGCAGGCAGCGATGCAGGGACGAGCGGGTCAGGTGCGGGATCGTCGCCTGCAGGGCGTAGAGGCAGTCATCCAGTGGTAGCAGCGTGTGCTTGCGGAAGGCGACGATGATCGCTTCCTCCTCGATGCTCAGCACCGTCGAATGAGCATCTTTCGGGCCCGTCGGCAGATCCTTGACCGCCGTGCGCTTCTTCCACTTGGCAACTGTCTTCTGGTTGATGCCATAGCGCTTCGCCAGCACCCTCAGGCTCTCTTGACTATGTTGTATCGCTCGATGGACTGCCGCTGTCGTGCGGGCGCTCCCGTGTAAAATTTGTCCCATAGTGCATCCTTCCATTCCTGGCTGAATAATGCACCATCAAATGCCGGGACCAAACATCTAGGTCATCACCTGCGCCTCGGCCAGCAGACGCTCGCGCTCGATCCGCGCCACGGCCAGATCGTCGCGCATCCGGGCGATGGTGCGGGCATCACGCGCGAACACCGCCGATGCCACGATGATCAGGCAGAACACCAGCAGCAGCATGATCTCGGCCATGGTGAGGCCAAGCACGATGCCACGGCGATAGGATGCGGCATTGCCCCGCACCCCACCATCGGATGGGCCGCCATCGGCTGGGCCACCATGGGAGAAGCCGGCATCACTGCGCCGCATCGTCGGCGGCCCTTTCGGCCTGCAATGCATCCAACTGTCCGCGCACGCTCTGGATGGTTTCGAACATGGCGACCGTCTCGGCCGACTGGCTGTCGGCCCGCGCCGCCAGCGCCACCACGCGCTGCGACGTCGCCTGCATCACCGCGGCCACCTCGCGCAGCAGGGCGTCACGCGCATCGTCGCGGGCGGCGTCGCGCACCCGATCGGCGGCCGTGGTGGCAGCCAGCCCCGACACCGCGCCCATGATGCGTGCGGCCTCAGCCTCGTGGCGGTGGGCCTGGGTCTCGCTTTGCGTATTCAGGGCGCTCAACGCCGCGGCGGTCTGGCCCAATGTGGCCTCCAGCCGGCTCATCAGCGCATCGCGGGCCTCGTCGCGCCGGGCGACATCCGCATCACGGGCGGCGGTCTGGGCGTCGCTGCGTGCCAGAACCGTCGCCAGTGCCTCGGTGTTCTCGCGCGTGCTGGCGCCGACCGACCGGGCAGCGGCGGCAAGCGCCTCCACCGCCGGCTCAAGCCGGATCTGGATCACCTGTTCCGGTGTCTGCATCGCGGTCAGCCGCTCGGCGGTCGCGGCAAGCGACGACGACACCCGTCCGGCATTGGCCGACAGCCCGTCGGTATCATCGGCCAGCTTGCGCGCGGCACCCCCCAGCGTGTCGGACACCCGGGTGGTCAGAGTGTCGAGTGTGGCACGCGACGATTGCGAGGCGGCCTCCAGCGGCTGGGCCACGCGCTGGCTGGTCTCGGTAATCTCGGCCAGCAGGCGTTCGGAAACCGTGCGGGTGGTGGTGAGGATCTCGTCGAAGCCTTCCGCCATCACCTGTTCGGTGGCACGGCGGAAATGCGACAACTCGCGCACCGTGTCGTCGAGTTCGCGGCGCAGCCGGCGCGCGGCGTTGGACATCTCGATGCGCGCCACATGCTCCACCTCCACGGGATCCGGCCGCATCTGGTTGAACATCACCCGCAGCAGCACCCCGGCGATGGTCGAGCCCAGAGCGATGCCGAAATTGCGGATGATGTCGTCGGCCGAGCCATCGGCCGTGAACTGATAGAGCGACACGCCAAGACTGGTGAGCGTGAACAGGAAGCCCATGTAATACAGGTTGTCGCCCGCCTGATCGCTGCGCAGCCGCAGCCGCCGGAAGGCCATCAGACAGCCGGCATAGATCAGCATCATCGCGACCGGCAGGCCGGTCACTGGAACCGGCCCCAGCATCAGCAGCTTGGCCGTGCCGATGAAGCCCATGCCGGCGATCACGAACAGCCCGAAAACGACCGGACCGGTCAGGGTCTCGGCGCGATGCTCCGCCATTCACCCGGCTCCTTGCAATTTGCGCGCCCGCGTGAAACTGCCGCCATTCTCGCTCACCCATCGGGCCCAGAACTCGACATGGGCAACGCTGTCGATCCGTGCCGTCGCCCGTTCCAGATAGAACAGAGTCACCGCAGCACCGTTCAGATCGGTGCGATAGCGGCGATGGGCCGGAGAGGCCGCAAAGCGGCTAAACGACAGATCGCCGCGATACTGTGAATAAGATGGCGTGTTCTCGATCATGTCCGATACCACGACCAGGGTCTTGGGCAGATCCTTCACCGCCCGGCCGGTGAAACTGTCGACAGCAATCTGCTGGATGGCCGCCATGATCGGCGAGACCGCGCCCTCGACCGGCGCCAATCCCTCGTCGAGTGCCTCGGCAAGCGGCGTCTCGAACGCGGCGACCCAGCGCTTGCGGGCCATGGCCGGATTGGCTGTCCACTCATCCAGGCCACTGCCGTCACCCGGATTGCAGCGGCTGAACAGCAACCGGCTTTCGGCCGCCTCCGGCATCAGAACCCGCAGATCCACCCGGCTATGTTCCGGGGCGGTGGTGGCGAGGTCCGACAGATGCGCCAGCACCTCGCGCCGGGTGAGGTCGGGCAGCGGGTCGGAACTGTCGATCAGGATCACGGTGATCGCCCGCGGCCCATCGACCGGGCACAGGGTCACCGGGTCCAGATCGGGCTGCGGCGTGCTGGTCGCCCAGAGATAGGCGCCGCCCCCCAGGATTCCGCATACCGCCAGGGTCACCACGGCAAGCCAGATCAGGCCGCCGACATCACGGGCGGCGCCACGCCGTCTACGCCGCCGTGCCATCCTCGGCCTCCCGCACCAGGGTATCGAGCTGGCGGTATTTCTCCACGGCCTGCGCGAAGGCATCGTTGATCTCGACGATGCCCGCCTCCAGCACCTGCTGGGCACTGCGGATCGCCGCGTTCAGCGCCTCGCGGTCGGTCTCGTCCAGCCTTGAGATCGTGGCCGGGATGCGCTGAAGCCCTATGCCCTCGGAAAACCGTGGTGGCGGCGCTGTCGTGCGCGCCGCCTGATTGGCGCCGCGATAGATCCGGAGCAGAGCGGTGCCGGCGGCATCCAGGGTCACCTGCGACTGTTCGAACAGGTTTTGCAGGCGCTGGCGGTTGGCGATGATGGCGTCGTAATCCTTGCGCCGCTCCGACAGGTCGCGGCTCACCTCGCCCAGCGTCTCGGTATAGTCCTTGCGGATGTCGTCGAGGGTGTCGATCAGGGCGATCTTGCGGCTGGTATAGGCGGCGCGGGCCGCATCCAGCCGGGTCTGCACGCCGGCATAGCCCGGATAGGGGTCGCGGAACTGCCAGCCATCGGCAAAGGCCAGCACCGAAAAAAGCAGGCCGATGCCGAACAGGATCCACGACTGGATGTCGGCCATCACCAACGGCGCCTCGACCAGCCGCCGCATCACCTCGCGCCCGGCATCATCGGCCAGCACCTCCGCCGCTTCCCGGTAATGGGCCAGGGCCAGATTGATCACTGTCGCAAGCATCACATACAGCAGCAACGCCAGAATGCCGATGCCTTTGATGACGCCGTGGCGATGCGCAAGGCAAGACACGCCCCAATAGGCCAGTGCGAAGGCGACACCGATATTGAGTGCCGCGAAGAAGAATGCTTGCGAGGCGCCACCAAGCAGCCCCGCCTGATTGCCGACCGCCAAAAAGCTGCCATTGGCGATCGTCTCGATCAGCAGCAGCAGCACGATAACGGCAATCGACAGGCTGTGACGCAGGGGGGTGTGCACCCGCGCCACCCGTTTCAATCCGTGGCGGGATCGGAAGTCGTCGCGCTCGGCCTCGGTCTCGCGCAGATGCCGGCGCAGACCGTGAAGCTCGTCCAGCCCCTTCGCCGCCTCGGCGCGGAATTCCGACAGACATTCCGGCGCGGCCATCCGGATCTCGTTGAAGCGGTCCTCGAAAGCCAATCCGGCCAGCCGCTCGGAATAAGTGTGAAGCTGTTCCTCATAGATTTCATAGGCGCGGTTGTTCTGGGCGTTCACCTCTTCCGCCACCCGCGCTTCCATGTCGTCGGGGACCAGGCTGTCTGTCGGTGGCTGCTCCGCCGCCCCTCGCGCCCGCCCTTCGGCCTCCAGCCGCATTTCGGTGGCGACACGGGTCACGTCCAGTGCCGGAAAGACCTGCAGCGAGGGTCGATTGACATGCACCGGTCGGTGCAGGGTGCCGGTCAAACGGCTCAGTGCCGACTTCAGCATGTATGACAGCCCATCGTTGCCATAAAGGAGACCTGTGCAGCACCCGGCAACCCGGTGGCGAATGCGCTTCAGCGCTGCATTATATGTCGGCGAATTCGCCGCGATACAGCAATCTTAAGTCGCATGTTATGACATATATTTCATGTTATGGATGTGGACGTGACGGTCGAAAGGCCGGCTCTGCCCTGCATGCGGCGGTCGGCGCCGTGCCTGCCCCCACAGGATGATCGCAATGAGAAGCTGCGCTTCGGTATACCAATTCTTGAACAAAGTGAGGTCGAAGGACGGTCTGCCGGCGCACAAAATTTCTTTTGCGGTGCACAACGGCATGATTCTGATCCACCGCCCAGACCGCGACATGCCCCTCTGAAATAAACAGGACGCAAACTGCCGCCTGAATTGGCGAAACATGCGGCCGAAACCTCGGAATCGATGTCGAACGCAGGGCGCTGGTTTCGGTGTTGCCACCACGCGGCGGTTTGGTTACTTAGGTCCGAAGCCTTCCAGGGAGGGCACGGATCGGCCCGGTGCTGGGGGGAAATGATGCACCGCAAGCCTGTCCGATCATGTAACGGCTGGACGCGCGAAACCTGAGCGCGCAGCATTCCATCAGGGGCAACCGTCGCCCGCCGTCCGGCCCCCGCGGGACGATGCGGCGACATGCGGCCAACTTCGACATATGGAAGCGATGTCGGCCTTGATTTCCGTACAAAACCTCGTGAAGCGCTTCGGGGGCCTTGCGGCCGTCGATGACTGCTCGCTCGACGTGCCGAAAGGTTCCGTGACCGGCCTGATCGGGCCCAATGGTGCCGGCAAGAGCACGCTGTTCAACATCATCGCCGGTGCGCTGCCGCCGACCAGCGGCCGCGTGCTGCTGGAAGGCCGCGACATCACCGGCATGAAGCCGCACCGGCTGTTCGACATGGGCGTGGTGCGCACCTTCCAGATCCCGCATGAGCTGGGCCGGATGACGGTGCTCGAAAACCTGATGATGGTGCCGCCGGATCAGGCGGGCGAAAGCCTGATCGCCGCCTGGACCGCCTGGGGCCGGGTGAAGCGACAGGATGCCGTTATCCGCCGCAAGGCGATGGAGGTGCTCGACGTCCTGGAGATCACTCATGTTGCCGGCGAGCTGGCGGCCAACCTGTCCGGCGGGCAGAAGAAGCTGTTGGAACTGGGCCGCACCATGATGGTCGACGACTGCAAGCTGGTGCTGCTGGATGAACCGGGCGCCGGTGTCAACCGCACCCTGCTGGTCAAGCTGGCCGATGTCATCCGCACGCTCAACCGCGAGCGCGGCATGACCTTCTGCATCATCGAGCATGACATGGACCTGGTGGCGGAACTGTGCGATCCGGTGATCGTGATGGCGCAGGGCACCGTGCTGACCCAGGGGACCATGGCCGAGATCCGCGCCAACCAGACGGTTCTGGATGCGTATCTGGGATCGGCCGGTGATCCGGAAGCCTTCCGCCGCAAGGCGTGACGCACACGCAGTCGAACGAGGAACAGAATGGCTCTGCTCGAAGTCGAGGGCGTCCGCGGCGGCTATGGCGAAGTGGACATCCTGAACGGCATCAACATGCGGGTGGATGAGGGCGAGATCGTCGTCATCATCGGCCCCAACGGTGCCGGCAAGTCGACGGCCATGAAGGCGGTGTTTGGCCTGGTGAAGATCCGCCAGGGCCATGTCCGCTTTCAGGGCACCGATATCACCAATCTGCGGCCCGACCGCATCGTCCATCACGGCATGTGCTATGTGCCGCAGGAGAACAATGTTTTCCCGACCCTGACGGTTCAGGAAAACCTGGAAATGGGCGCCTTCATCCGCCGTGATGATTTCCGCCCCACCATGGAGCGGATCTATGACCTGTTCCCGGTGATGCGCGAGAAGCGCCGCCAGCCAGCGGGATCGCTGTCGGGCGGCCAGCGCCAGATGGTGGCGATGGGCCGGGCGCTGATGCTGGAACCCAAGCTGCTGCTGCTGGACGAACCGACCGCGGGCCTGGCGCCGGCGGTCATCGATCAGATGTTCCAGAACATCATCAAAATCAACAAACTGGGCGTCGGCATCCTGATGGTCGAGCAGAACGCCAAGCAGGCTCTGGCCATGTCGCATCGCGGCTATGTTCTGGTCCAGGGCCGCGACCGCTTCACCGACACCGGGTCGGCCTTGCTCGATAATCGCGAGGTGGCCGAGATGTTCCTGGGCGGAGGTCAGGCAGAATGACCGATCTTATTCAGCTCACCATCTATGGCATTGTTCTGGGCAGCATCTTCGCGCTGGGCGCGGTGGGCCTGTCGCTGATCTATGCCATCCTGCGCTTTCCACATTTCGCCCATGGCGACTTCATGACGCTGGGTGCCTATCTCTCATTGGGCATTGTCACCACCTTCGGCGTGCCGCCGATCATCGCCCTGCCCTTCGGCGCCGCTGGCGCGGTTCTGTTCGCGATCGCCATCGACCAGACCATCTATCGCCGGCTGCGCAAGACCCAGCCGGTCATCCTGCTGATCTCGTCGGTGGGCACCGCCCTGATCCTGCGGGCGCTGTTGCAGATGGTGTTCGGCTCGGAAACCCAGGTCTATCAGTCGGGCATCCAGATGCCCTATCGCTTCGGCGATTTCCGGATCAAGCCGGCGCATTTCATGATCGTCGGCGTTGCCGCGGCCCTGGTGCTGGCGCTGCATCTGTTCCTGCAGAAGACCCGGGTCGGCAAGGCGATGCGCGCGATGAGCGACAATCGCGATCTGGCGCAGGTCACCGGCATCTCGGTCGACCGGATCGTGGTCTGGACCTGGGGCATCGGCATCGCGCTGGCGGCCACCGCCGGCGTGCTGCTTGGCATGGACACCCGCCTGCACCCGACCATGGGCTGGAACATCCTGCTGCCGGTGTTCGCGGCCGCCATTCTGGGCGGCATCGGCAGCCCTTACGGCGCCATCGCCGGCGGGCTGGTGATCGGCATCGTGCAGGAATGGTCGACCACCTTCATATCGCCGGCCTATAAGCCGGCGGTCGCCTTCGCCATCATGGTTCTGATGCTGCTGGTCCGCCCGACCGGCCTGTTCGCGGGGAGGAAGGTCTGATGGAAATGGGGGGCCTTACCA contains the following coding sequences:
- a CDS encoding IS481 family transposase, yielding MGQILHGSARTTAAVHRAIQHSQESLRVLAKRYGINQKTVAKWKKRTAVKDLPTGPKDAHSTVLSIEEEAIIVAFRKHTLLPLDDCLYALQATIPHLTRSSLHRCLQRHGISRLPEVTGDKEPKRKFKTYPIGYFHIDIAEVQTAEGKLRLFVAIDRTSKFAFVELHEKAGKVIAAQFLRNLIEAIPYAIHTVLTDNGIQFTNMAHHKYAFHHIFDRVCDEHGIEHRLTKVKHPWTNGQVERMNRTIKEATVKRYHYDSHAQLTAHLHDFIDAYNYERRLKILRGLTPYEYICKCRTTEPDRFNLNPHHQMPGPNT
- a CDS encoding coiled-coil domain-containing protein, translating into MAEHRAETLTGPVVFGLFVIAGMGFIGTAKLLMLGPVPVTGLPVAMMLIYAGCLMAFRRLRLRSDQAGDNLYYMGFLFTLTSLGVSLYQFTADGSADDIIRNFGIALGSTIAGVLLRVMFNQMRPDPVEVEHVARIEMSNAARRLRRELDDTVRELSHFRRATEQVMAEGFDEILTTTRTVSERLLAEITETSQRVAQPLEAASQSSRATLDTLTTRVSDTLGGAARKLADDTDGLSANAGRVSSSLAATAERLTAMQTPEQVIQIRLEPAVEALAAAARSVGASTRENTEALATVLARSDAQTAARDADVARRDEARDALMSRLEATLGQTAAALSALNTQSETQAHRHEAEAARIMGAVSGLAATTAADRVRDAARDDARDALLREVAAVMQATSQRVVALAARADSQSAETVAMFETIQSVRGQLDALQAERAADDAAQ
- a CDS encoding ABC transporter ATP-binding protein; this translates as MISVQNLVKRFGGLAAVDDCSLDVPKGSVTGLIGPNGAGKSTLFNIIAGALPPTSGRVLLEGRDITGMKPHRLFDMGVVRTFQIPHELGRMTVLENLMMVPPDQAGESLIAAWTAWGRVKRQDAVIRRKAMEVLDVLEITHVAGELAANLSGGQKKLLELGRTMMVDDCKLVLLDEPGAGVNRTLLVKLADVIRTLNRERGMTFCIIEHDMDLVAELCDPVIVMAQGTVLTQGTMAEIRANQTVLDAYLGSAGDPEAFRRKA
- a CDS encoding ABC transporter ATP-binding protein, which encodes MALLEVEGVRGGYGEVDILNGINMRVDEGEIVVIIGPNGAGKSTAMKAVFGLVKIRQGHVRFQGTDITNLRPDRIVHHGMCYVPQENNVFPTLTVQENLEMGAFIRRDDFRPTMERIYDLFPVMREKRRQPAGSLSGGQRQMVAMGRALMLEPKLLLLDEPTAGLAPAVIDQMFQNIIKINKLGVGILMVEQNAKQALAMSHRGYVLVQGRDRFTDTGSALLDNREVAEMFLGGGQAE
- a CDS encoding branched-chain amino acid ABC transporter permease, whose protein sequence is MTDLIQLTIYGIVLGSIFALGAVGLSLIYAILRFPHFAHGDFMTLGAYLSLGIVTTFGVPPIIALPFGAAGAVLFAIAIDQTIYRRLRKTQPVILLISSVGTALILRALLQMVFGSETQVYQSGIQMPYRFGDFRIKPAHFMIVGVAAALVLALHLFLQKTRVGKAMRAMSDNRDLAQVTGISVDRIVVWTWGIGIALAATAGVLLGMDTRLHPTMGWNILLPVFAAAILGGIGSPYGAIAGGLVIGIVQEWSTTFISPAYKPAVAFAIMVLMLLVRPTGLFAGRKV